The following proteins come from a genomic window of Lycium ferocissimum isolate CSIRO_LF1 chromosome 4, AGI_CSIRO_Lferr_CH_V1, whole genome shotgun sequence:
- the LOC132053248 gene encoding E3 ubiquitin-protein ligase RMA3-like: MALEQSFGEPMISFGSDKDISLKKRNSVPVTTSNSGNMMGCFDCNICLDSAHDPVVTLCGHLYCWRCIYKWLQVENSASGSEETHKCPVCKSHISNSSLVPLYGRGTSSAECGSNESQLDVTVPRRPQGIWTTTTQVNTSSPSTSHVHQQLHHASLYYPPPSIHHQQYFPHAFGGYAAIAPSSFGGTAMTRLFSPMVVMFSEMFLARMLGGSDANSFYPIPGGGGSSRMRRQEMQVDKSLNRLSIFLFCAFILCLLLF; this comes from the coding sequence ATGGCTCTAGAACAATCTTTTGGTGAACCTATGATCAGTTTTGGATCTGATAAAGATATTTCCCTAAAGAAGAGGAACTCCGTTCCAGTTACAACGTCAAACTCCGGAAATATGATGGGATGTTTTGATTGCAACATTTGTCTTGATTCTGCACACGATCCTGTAGTCACCCTCTGCGGTCACCTATACTGCTGGCGTTGCATTTACAAGTGGCTTCAAGTTGAGAACTCTGCCTCGGGATCAGAAGAGACGCATAAATGTCCGGTCTGCAAATCCCACATCTCAAACTCCTCACTGGTACCTCTATATGGCCGCGGGACATCATCAGCAGAATGCGGATCCAACGAGTCCCAACTTGATGTCACCGTACCTCGCAGGCCTCAAGGAATTTGGACAACAACCACACAAGTTAATACATCATCACCTTCAACTTCTCACGTCCATCAACAACTTCATCACGCTTCGTTGTATTATCCACCACCCTCGATTCATCACCAACAATACTTCCCCCATGCTTTTGGTGGCTATGCAGCCATAGCTCCGTCTAGCTTCGGAGGCACTGCAATGACTCGGTTATTCAGCCCGATGGTCGTGATGTTTAGTGAAATGTTCCTCGCAAGGATGTTGGGGGGCTCAGATGCAAACTCGTTTTACCCCATCCCGGGAGGCGGTGGTAGCTCTAGAATGAGAAGGCAAGAAATGCAGGTGGACAAATCTCTTAACAGATTATCCATCTTTCTCTTCTGTGCCTTCATCTTGTGCCTTCTCCTATTCTGA